A DNA window from Sporosarcina sp. ANT_H38 contains the following coding sequences:
- a CDS encoding iron ABC transporter permease — MTKAQHKSKKRNLLVIGILSMLIVVAFIISMNTGYIKLTPLEVVRTLFGLGTEKQHLILFEFRLPRIIISVLVGMGLAVSGCVLQGISRNALADPGILGINAGAGLAVMLFISFFPSTTATPVFLLPILAFTGAGIAAVIIYSLAYKRHEGITPMRLLLTGVAVAAGISSAMIILTLRLSPENYQFVATWLAGSIWGSNWKFVLSLLPWIIILIPFVYSKARVLNVLNLGDLTATGLGASIEKERRILLAAAVGLAGASVSVSGGIGFVGLIGPHVARQLVGSKHQILIPAAALIGGLLVLVADTIGRWILQPSEIPAGIVVAVIGAPYFLYLLSRIKD; from the coding sequence ATGACAAAAGCACAACATAAGTCTAAGAAACGAAATCTACTTGTCATTGGTATTCTAAGTATGCTAATTGTCGTTGCCTTCATTATAAGTATGAATACAGGATACATAAAATTGACTCCACTGGAAGTAGTCCGCACATTGTTTGGGCTAGGAACAGAGAAACAACATTTAATTTTATTTGAGTTTCGCTTACCGCGTATTATCATTTCTGTACTTGTTGGAATGGGGCTTGCGGTATCAGGTTGTGTGTTACAAGGGATATCCCGTAATGCTTTAGCTGATCCCGGCATATTAGGGATTAACGCGGGGGCAGGGCTAGCAGTCATGCTTTTCATCTCTTTTTTTCCATCAACGACTGCAACTCCAGTATTTTTACTACCGATTCTTGCTTTTACTGGTGCGGGCATAGCCGCTGTCATTATTTATTCATTAGCCTATAAACGACATGAGGGAATTACACCAATGCGGCTGCTATTAACAGGCGTTGCAGTTGCTGCAGGTATTAGCTCAGCGATGATTATATTAACGCTTCGACTAAGTCCAGAAAATTATCAGTTTGTGGCGACTTGGCTAGCAGGTAGTATATGGGGGTCTAATTGGAAGTTTGTACTATCGCTATTACCTTGGATCATTATTTTAATTCCGTTTGTTTATTCCAAAGCACGCGTACTCAATGTACTAAATTTAGGAGATTTAACGGCAACGGGTCTCGGTGCTTCGATTGAAAAAGAGCGGCGTATTTTGCTTGCCGCAGCTGTCGGGCTAGCAGGTGCAAGTGTATCAGTTAGTGGCGGTATTGGTTTTGTAGGACTAATTGGCCCACATGTGGCACGCCAACTTGTTGGATCAAAACATCAAATTTTAATACCTGCTGCTGCTTTGATAGGAGGATTGTTGGTTCTTGTAGCAGATACAATCGGACGTTGGATCTTACAACCGTCGGAAATTCCAGCGGGTATTGTTGTCGCTGTAATCGGCGCACCATACTTCCTTTATTTACTTTCTCGCATAAAAGACTAA
- a CDS encoding iron-hydroxamate ABC transporter substrate-binding protein: MLKNKRITIITVSFLVLILSLVGCSDPSKEVKEKEDKQTEPVIEEASTERSLIDAMGHEVTIPANPERILASYLEDNLVALGIMPIAQWSINDGAGVQSYLQEYLKDVPTIPSDLPFEVVTSLTPDLILMGSSQAVEGSKYDQYNKIAPTFVVEEENNGDWREQLVSMGDIFGKQEEAKKVLDEYEVKSEESKKLIHESVGSESAAAIWLVNDSFYIVGENVSSGAVLYGDLGLSTPSVVKEISSTATGNWSANSLERLAELDADHIFLINSDKGNGAEMLQDPIWENIPAVKNGHIYEYGSETSWLYSGVIANTQMIEGIVESLIKQN, encoded by the coding sequence ATGTTAAAGAATAAAAGAATCACTATAATTACAGTCAGTTTTCTAGTCCTAATACTAAGTTTAGTAGGGTGTAGCGATCCTAGTAAAGAAGTTAAAGAGAAAGAAGACAAGCAAACTGAACCAGTCATTGAGGAAGCTTCAACAGAACGTTCATTGATAGATGCAATGGGACATGAAGTCACGATTCCTGCAAATCCTGAACGAATCCTGGCTTCCTATTTAGAAGACAATTTAGTTGCTCTTGGTATTATGCCAATTGCACAGTGGAGCATTAATGATGGTGCAGGGGTACAAAGTTATCTTCAAGAGTATTTAAAAGATGTACCAACAATTCCGTCAGATTTGCCATTTGAGGTAGTGACTAGCCTTACTCCTGACCTCATTCTTATGGGATCATCGCAGGCAGTTGAAGGGTCTAAATATGACCAATACAATAAAATTGCACCGACTTTTGTCGTTGAAGAAGAAAATAATGGTGATTGGAGAGAACAGTTGGTTAGCATGGGGGACATTTTTGGGAAACAAGAAGAAGCGAAGAAGGTTTTAGATGAATATGAAGTTAAGTCAGAGGAATCGAAGAAGTTGATACACGAATCGGTTGGTTCTGAGTCAGCTGCTGCGATTTGGCTTGTCAATGATAGTTTTTATATCGTTGGTGAAAATGTATCTAGTGGGGCTGTGTTATATGGTGATCTTGGTCTCTCAACTCCAAGTGTAGTCAAAGAAATTTCAAGCACAGCCACAGGAAATTGGTCGGCGAACTCCTTAGAGCGATTAGCTGAACTTGATGCAGATCATATCTTCTTAATTAATAGTGATAAAGGAAATGGCGCAGAAATGTTGCAGGATCCGATATGGGAGAATATACCTGCTGTCAAAAATGGACATATTTATGAATATGGTTCTGAGACTAGCTGGTTATATTCAGGGGTAATTGCAAATACGCAAATGATTGAAGGTATAGTGGAATCTCTAATAAAACAAAATTAA